A genomic segment from Neodiprion lecontei isolate iyNeoLeco1 chromosome 1, iyNeoLeco1.1, whole genome shotgun sequence encodes:
- the LOC107221734 gene encoding cytidine deaminase translates to MSGAGKVVEFDSLAGDIQELIKAGVDARTYSYSPYSKFKVGAALRCEDGTICKGCNVENTAYPVSICAERTAISKAVSDGKRKFVALAVIADLDDTFVSPCGECRQFIIEFGDIPIYLAKTSLGTVFETSAANMLPLAFAILNNSEK, encoded by the coding sequence CTGGAGATATCCAGGAATTGATTAAAGCAGGGGTGGACGCTCGTACCTACTCATATTCCCCTTATAGTAAATTTAAAGTTGGCGCGGCACTTCGGTGTGAAGATGGTACAATATGTAAAGGTTgcaatgtcgaaaatacagcaTATCCTGTATCTATTTGTGCCGAGCGAACTGCAATTAGTAAAGCGGTTTCAGATGGTAAGAGGAAATTTGTGGCACTTGCAGTAATCGCTGACTTGGACGATACTTTTGTATCACCTTGTGGTGAATGTCGgcaatttattattgaatttGGAGACATACCAATTTATTTAGCAAAAACAAGTCTGGGAACTGTATTTGAAACTTCAGCTGCAAATATGTTACCACTCGCATTCGCCATCTtaaataattctgaaaaatag